A single genomic interval of Helianthus annuus cultivar XRQ/B chromosome 13, HanXRQr2.0-SUNRISE, whole genome shotgun sequence harbors:
- the LOC118485747 gene encoding secreted RxLR effector protein 161-like, with product MEARLDIEKDEKGKLVDATKFRSLIGSLRYLLHTRPDLSYSVGVISRFMQEPKESHLKVLKHILRYVKGTLNFGLKYKRGRISSIVGYSDSSHSTDQSDGKSTTGMVFYLGDSIVSWNSQKQKTVSLSSCESEFMAATATSCQAIWLRGLLSEITGSEEKVVLLRVDNRSAIALMKNPVFHGRSKYINTRYHFIRESIERREVGVEHVSGEEQKANIFDESVA from the coding sequence ATGGAAGCGAGATTAGATATAGAGAAAGACGAAAAGGGAAAGCTCGTGGATGCCACAAAGTTTAGAAGTTTGATTGGTAGTCTTAGATATCTGCTACATACTCGTCCGGACCTGAGCTACTCGGTTGGCGTCATCAGCCGTTTCATGCAAGAGCCAAAAGAAAGTCATTTAAAAGTGTTGAAACATATACTACGTTACGTGAAAGGTACGTTAAATTTCGGTTTGAAATATAAACGAGGGAGAATCTCGAGTATAGTGGGATATAGCGACAGTAGCCATTCGACGGATCAAAGTGATGGAAAGAGCACGACTGGAATGGTGTTTTATCTAGGAGACTCGATTGTATCTTGGAATTCTCAAAAACAAAAGACGGTTTCTTTATCGTCTTGTGAATCGGAATTCATGGCTGCGACGGCAACATCATGTCAAGCAATCTGGCTTCGTGGGTTGTTAAGTGAAATTACAGGTTCGGAAGAAAAAGTGGTGTTATTACGGGTCGATAACCGTTCAGCGATAGCTTTAATGAAAAACCCGGTGTTTCATGGGCGTAGCAAATACATTAACACTAGATATCATTTTATTCGTGAAAGTATTGAAAGACGGGAAGTTGGGGTTGAACATGTTAGTGGTGAAGAACAAAAGGCAAATATTTTTGACGAAAGCGTTGCCTAA